The following proteins are co-located in the Anas platyrhynchos isolate ZD024472 breed Pekin duck chromosome 1, IASCAAS_PekinDuck_T2T, whole genome shotgun sequence genome:
- the LOC140001601 gene encoding LOW QUALITY PROTEIN: erythroblast NAD(P)(+)--arginine ADP-ribosyltransferase-like (The sequence of the model RefSeq protein was modified relative to this genomic sequence to represent the inferred CDS: deleted 1 base in 1 codon), protein MEQLTLGWVLLASTMFGTAATGSRRDVRAITRKVMDMAWDSFDDQYQDCRTGMEEKLKTVNSPEFQNKTYADTWRRAAKHWQNQWGNSNRPQVLPQEQAVAVLAYTTGGHLYKQLNAAVREGGRSREHYLQHFPFKTLHFLLIEAVHTLWKAQNTECYNVYRGVLGICFTAQLNQTVHFVQFASASFKNNTAQKFGNDTLFFVNTCYGVSIRSFSFSQDQDEVLIPPFEVFNVTKVIHYID, encoded by the exons ATGGAGCAGCTCAccctgggctgggtgctgctggccagcACCATGTTTGGCACCGCAGCCACTGGCAGCAGGCGAGATGTCCGTGCTATCACAAGGAAGGTGATGGACATGGCCTGGGACTCCTTTGATGACCAGTACCAGGACTGCAGAACTGGGATGGAGGAGAAGCTGAAAACGGTGAACAGCCCTGAGTTCCAAAACAAGACCTATGCAGACacctggagaagagcagccaAGCACTGGCAGAATCAGTGGGGCAACTCCAACCGCCCGCAGGTGCTGCCGCAGGAGCAGGCGGTGGCCGTGCTGGCGTACACT ACAGGGGGACACCTGTACAAGCAGCTCAACGCAGCTGTGCGTGAGGGTGGGCGCTCCCGTGAGCACTACCTGCAACACTTCCCCTTCAAGACGCTGCATTTCCTCCTGATCGAGGCTGTGCACACCCTATGGAAGGCCCAGAACACGGAATGCTACAACGTCTACCGCGGTGTCCTTGGCATCTGCTTTACGGCCCAGCTCAACCAGACCGTCCACTTCGTCCAGTTCGCCTCTGCCTCCTTCAAGAATAATACTGCCCAGAAATTTGGCAATGACACCTTATTCTTTGTGAACACCTGCTACGGTGTCTCCATCAGGAGCTTCTCCTTCTCCCAGGACCAGGACGAAGTCCTCATCCCACCCTTTGAGGTCTTCAATGTCACCAAAGTCATCCATTACATAGAC